GCGGGCGGCGTTCTCGAACGTCGGCGGATTCCTGCTCGTTGCGAACCCCATCCCCTCGACGGACCGCAGACGATTCGTGCCGACGGCGGCGTAGACCGCCGCCGCGACCATCAGGTACTCGCCGGACTCCTCGTGGCGGCCGCTGATATCGACGCCGACAACGGTGGTTCCGCTGGCGTTAGCCTCGCCGGGCCTTCACCTCGGTTTCCACGTCCGCAATGCCCATGTGAGGAGGCTACGGTCCCGCGGCATTTCAATCATGCGTCGGCCGGACTTCCGAGAGGTCGTCGCCAATCGACTGCTCACCGACCGTTCGTGGCGTTGATCGCCTCGTCGTACCACGGTGGTCGTTCGACGGTCGTCTCGCCGACCGCCGAGTATCGAACGTCCATCGTCCGATGGCCCGAGACGTTCCCGCGCTCGAAGTCGTACTCGTAGGTGAGGTCTGTCACTAGACCCGACGGAGCGACGAGCGCGGTGGCCGTGAGGTTCGTCGCCCGGACTTCGACGGTCTCGTTAGAGTAGCGGTAGGTGAACGTCTCGTCGTCGCGCTCGGCCGCGACTTGGAACCACATCCGTTCGTTCCGTTCGACCGTCGTCACGCTCGTCTCGGAGGCGTCGAACGCGTCCGTGAGAAGCGACGTGCTACTGAACTGGGTCGCCGCAAATCCTCGCCCCGCGTGGCGTCGATAGTTATCGGTGTTGAACAGCGTGACTGAACCGTTCGTGTAGACGCGAAGGTCGTCGATTGCGTGCCCGCCGACGGTGACGCCGGTCCCGGTCTGTGTGTTGTTGAACCGCAGTCGTTCGGGACCGACCTGTACGCGTTCGGTCCAGTTGCCGAGTCGGGTTCCGTTCGGGGCGGTGACGGTCGCGTTCCGAGTGTACGTGTACGACCGATTCGCCAGCGCCGCTTCGTGGGCGGCGGCGAACGCCTCGGCGTCCGTCACTCCCGACGGGGAGAGGCCCGGAGGAGAATCGTCTTCGACTACGGTCGCTGTCGTCGTATCGTCAGTATTTGTCGTCGCAGTAGCGGTTGCAGTCGTCGGAATTGTAGTCGTCACGTCTGTTACAGTCGTCGTCTCGGCAGTAGTCGAGGGCGATGCTTCGCTTCCGCCGGGTGCGCTACTGCATCCCGCGAGGACGAGCGTCAGTCCGAGGAGAGCCGTCAGGGCAACGCGTTTCATGTCTACCTATTGACTGTCGCTGTACAAATATTTCCGGTCGATACGTCGCGTAGGCGAACTACCGCCGAGACCGCGTCCAGTATTAAAGTAGCACCTAGAACTTGAACCGCTCTCGGTCGTAATCAATGACGGAGTAGTTCACCACAAGAACCTTAACCCGCTAATGAGCCATTTTGGATATGCCCCTCGAAATAGACCCCCAACAACTCGGACTCGAATTCGGGTCCGGGGCCGTCGTCGGCGGTATCATCGGCTTTGCCGCCAAGAAGATAGCGAAGCTACTCGCCGTCATCGTCGGTCTCGAACTGGCTCTCTTCAAGTTCCTCGAATCGCGCGGTATCCTGACGGTCGATTGGGACCGCCTCACTGCGGGCGTCCTCCAGACCAGCGAAGTCGCCCAGAACGGCGCGCCCCCGTCGTGGGTGACGACCATCCTCTCGACGCTCTCGGTCGGTGCCGGGTTCACCGGCGGCTTCATGGTCGGCTTCCGGAAGGGATAGTTTCGAAGTCGTACTGCTCAGCGGCGTCTCGCCGTTCGACGCTCTCCGCGACGACGGTCGGCACGAACCGCTTCATTTTCCACGCCTGATAGACCGTCAGTCCGAGCGCACCCAGCACGGCGACCAGCCCGAACAGCGGTCGCTGGACGACCAGAAGCGTGTAGCCGAGTGCCGCGGCGCTCGCTACCCCCGCGAATGCGAGGAGGACGAGGCGGCGCTTCCGTAGCTCGTCTTCGTGAGCGGCGACGATTTCGCCAGCGCGACCTGCTTCGACCGCCCGATAGGTGGTCTCGTCGTTGGGTTGGTCGTACGCCAGCACGTCTACGAGCGCCATTTAGCGCATGCTGATGTCGTCTTCGTCCTTGATAATCTGGGTCTCGGCCTCGCCGCTGGTGTGTTCGTTCACGAGGTCGTAGAAGTCGTTCTGCATTCCCGCGGGGAACGTGAGGACGCCGACCCACCCGCCGTCGTTCTGCCACTCCTCGCGTTCGAGTTCGCCGAACTGCCGAATCTTGGCCTGCGCGCTCCCGGCGTAGTCGGCGGGCACCTGCACCGCGACGGTCACTTCGTCGAACCGGATGGGGATGACCGGCCGGAGCGCGTCGAGGGCGTCATCGACCTGCGTCTCGACGGGTTCCATCGGATCGACGCGAAAGTCGGTTTCCTCCAGCGCGGACTCGATGCGCTCGGGTGGGTGGGGCGCGTTGTCCATCTGGGGGTTGACCGCGTTGCGCGTGATGCGGTTGACCAGATTCTTGTGCTTCTGTTCTTGCATCTCGCGGCGCTGTTCGGCCGTAATCTGTATCTCTCCGTCCGTGATGACCTCGGGGATGATTTCGAGCGGGTCGGTCGTGCCGAACACCTCTTCGAGGGCGCTCTCGGCGGGTCGGTCGCCGCGACTCGCGTTCTCGAACACGTCCTCGGCCGCGATAACGTCGGTTAGTTCGCCGTCGAAGTCGCCGCGCTTGATTTCGAGCGCGGCGTCGGGGTCTACCAGCACCTCGAACCGTTCGCCGTGGGATTCGAGGCGGGCGGTCACCGCCTCTTCGAGTGGTATCATGGATTACGGTAGTGCCCCGCGGCTAAAATAAGCTTCCCGTCGGAGAAGAGCACCCCCGACCCTACTCGTCGGTCCGTCGCTCCACGAGGAGCAACACGGCTAACCCGAGGATGATGATGGTGTAGGCGGTCGCGGCCAACAGCGCGGCGTTTTCGGAACTGTACTCGCCAGTTCGGAAGATAATCGCCTTCCGGACCATGGCGATGACGCCGGTGTAGATGACCAACCGGACGATGCGGCGGGTGTTGCTCTCTTGGGTGTAGGCGACGACGGTCTCGTACACCTCCACGATGATGAACAGCAACAGCGCGGTGTCGATAAACCCGACGACGACGAGCGGATCGGTGATGTCGCCGCTGACCGCCGTCTGGAAAATCTGCAACCCGAGGTCGAAGACGCCGATGGCGAACAGAACGACTAACACGAGCGCCGCGACGACCTCGACGTAGCGGATGAGCGACTCGCTCATATCGAGGATTCGCTCCGGGGTGGTGTCGGCCTCCGAGACCGAAGCGTCCGCAACCTCCTCGTCGGCGGCCATACGCCTGAGTTGGGTTACATCATAAAGAATCTAGGTTTCAGTCAGCGATTCGAGAAGATCGAACTGGACCAACTATATAATATATTTTATATTTTATTATTAAATATTTATCTATTAATTAGAAAATATTAACTTATTATGGTAGGACTTCCAACCGCAATGTCCGAAACACGACGATCGGTACTGAAGAAAGGAATCGCCGCGGCAACTGTCGGTAGTGCCGGACTCGCTAGCGTCACCGGTTCGGCATCGGCGGCGACGTACGATACCCTAATTCGGGTCGAACCGAAGAACACCTCAACTGGCCCACAGAACTACGAGGTGGAGTTCCCGAGTGCGTACGTAGAAGGTGAAGACGGGAGCATCGAGAGTGACACGTACTTCCAGTCGGAAAACGGTAAGATCCAGTTTGGCGGGACCGTCAACTTTGATGGCGATAGATTCGACGAGATTTCCACTACGGCCGACCCGGCGAACGTAGAAGTGAACTTCGCCGACGACGTGTACGTTCTCGTCAACGACGAGTTTATTTACTACTAGTTTCAGTCGAAAGCCTGAGCGGAGCCGTTACTACGACGACTATTTTTGACGGATTACTCCTCCTGCGCCGCGAACTCGACCAGCGTCAAGTCCCTATCCAGCATGCAGTAGTCGTGGGGCGGGTCACCCAGTATTTCGGCTATCTGGTAGTCCTCGTCGAAGTCCGCGCCGACCGGTTCGCAGTACTCGTGGCTCGGACACTCCGTGTGCGGGCACGGCCCGTCGAGACTCGCCTTGCTCCCGGCGTAGGCGTTCTTCGCGGAGACGTTGGCTTTCATTCCGACTGGTTCGACCTCGACGGCCGTGACGCCGGTGTCGTGGACGCCGCAGTCGAGGGTTTGGGCACCCTCGCGCACGTCGCTAACGCGGTAGCGCACGCCTTCCGAGAGGTTGAGACACTGGTCGCGGTACGGACAGCCGTCACAGGCGGCGGCTTCGCCCTGATAGACGAACTCCTGTCCGGGGTTGGCGAGTCGAGTTCCGATGAGGGTGATGGACGACATGGCGACGAATACGCAGGCCGCTCGGTTAAGACTCTCGTCCCATCGTTTCGAGACGCCGTCGGTGCGAAATTCGCGTAGACGCCGGTCGCTCGGCGGCCAAAATCACCGAGCGCGCGACGAGCGTTCGTTACTCCCCAGTCAGTTCGTCCAGTTCGTCCAGATACGCATCCCGCGGGACCTGATACGCGTCCCGATAGTCGAGGTCCCCACGGGCGAACTCCGCGGCGAGTTCGCGTGCGTTCTCGACCGCTTCCGCGCGCGTGTCGTACGTCCGCGCCGGGACGAGTTCGACCTCGGGTTCGAGGAAGAACTCGACGCGCCAGACGTTCGTCCGCCCGTATTCGGCCTCCGCGGCCGGTCGGTTGGCCTGTCCCGCCGCGACGTACAGCGTCGGCATGCAGGCCGCGGGGAACTGGTCGGCGTCGAACACGTCCGGGCGATACGCGTAGATTGCCCGCCCGTCGGGTTCGTCGTTCCAGACCGTCCAGCCTTCCGGCAGGTCCGCGTCGGTCGGTCCGTCGCGCGCCGACGAGTCGGGGTCGGAGTCGCGCCGGGATGAGGTGTCGGGGTCGCTCTCCGGTGACATGTCGGCGTCGTTCGTATCGTCGCCGTCGCTCATATACGTCGGTTCGCCCCTGTCGCGGAAGACCTTACTGGTCGCCAGCGGGCGACAGCGACTCCCTGCGTACGGGTATATTTAAAGACGTTATATGGTACTAACTCTCAAACGAGGGACGACGCCACTCGCCCGCCTCAGTCGTCGGATTCGAGAGAGTTAATTCAGTGAGAGCCGAAATTGAATCGGAATAACATTTATATGGCTTCATCCCATCTATTAAATAGTATCGGTGGTAACGCGCCACGCGGTATGCGGTAACACCTACCAAAACACATTCACGTCCGCCCGAACCCTGTCGCCCTCCGATGTCGTGTCGCAGTGAATGTGGTGTGGGGATGGCACGCACATGATCGGCCAGCACGTAAGCGTCCCGCGCGCGAGCGGGACCGAAGGGGTTGAAAGGGGCATCTGGCACCGACAGCACCGAGCTTGCGGTAAGTTGTCAATTAACAGACTGGCCGACACCTCTTTGTGCGTGTGTAACTACCACATATTTCGACCGCGAACGGCCAGAACCATCGGTCAGCGGTTCGCGCGCTCTCGGACTCTCCCAACGAAATACGTGATACGATGACAGAATCACTGGAAGAACTCAGCCAGCGGTACCAAGAATCGATGCCCGAAGACCTCCGCGAGACCAAGTCCTTCGACTGGTATCTCGACGAGGTGTACGAGGACCCAAAAATCGCCAGAAACGCCCACCAGCGGGTCGCGGACATGTTCGACTACTACGGCACCGAGTACGACGAGGACGCCGGAGTCGTCGAATACCTGCTCGCCTCGGAGGACCCGCTTCACGACGGCGAGAACACCTTCTACGGCCACGAGATTCACCGCGCAATCCACGAGTTCGTGAACAAAGTGAAGTCCGGCGCGCGCGGTCTCGGCCCGGAGAAGCGTATCAAACTCCTGCTAGGTCCGGTCGGCTCGGGCAAGTCTGACTTCGACCGGCAGGTCCGGACCTACTTCGAGGACTACACTCTCAGCGACGAGGGCCGGATGTACACCTACCGGTGGACGAACCTCTGTGAGGTGATTCACGACCAAGACCCGGCCGACGACACGGTCCGGTCGCCGATGAACCAAGACCCCCTCGTCTTACTCCCGGTGGACCAGCGCCAGCGCGTCATCGACGACCTCAACGAGAATCTGGACGCGCCCTACACAATCCAGAACGAGCAGAGCCTCGACCCCGCCTCGGCGTTCTACATGGACGAACTGCTGGCCCACTACGACGACGACATCAAGCAGGTGCTGGAGAATCACGTCGAGGTCGTCCGTCTCACGGCCGACGAGAACAAGCGACAAGCCGTCGAGACCTTCGAACCGAAGGACAAGAAGAATCAGGACGAGACCGAGCTGACCGGCGACGTGAACTACAGCAAAATCGCCATCTACGGCGAGTCCGACCCCCGCGCGTTCGACTACTCGGGGGCGTTCTGTAACGCGAATCGGGGCATCTTCTCGGGCGAGGAACTCCTAAAGCTTCAGCGCGAATTCCTCTACGACTTCCTCCACGCCACGCAAGAACAGACCATCAAGCCGAAGAACAACCCCCGAATCGACATCGACCAGGTCATCGTCGGCCGGACGAACATGCCCGAGTACCGGGACAAGAAGGGCGACGAGAAGATGGAGGCGTTCAACGACCGGACCAAGCGCATCGACTTCCCGTACGTCCTCGAATACGACGAGGAGTCCCAAATCTACCGGAAGATGCTGTTCAACGCCGACGTGCCCGACGTTCACATCGAGCCACACACGCTCGAAATGGCGGGACTGTTCGGCGTCCTGACCCGCATCGAGGAACCCGACAGCGAGATGGTAGACCTGATGCAGAAGGTCAAGGCCTACAACGGCGAAATCAAGGACGGCGAGGACGTGGACGTGAAGAAACTCCGCGAGGAGGGCGAGGAGTCCGCCGACATCGGTGAGGGGATGGAAGGGGTTTCGGCCCGGTTCATCGGCGACGAAATCGCGGAGGCCATCATGAACTCGACCCACCGCGATAGGGGGTTCCTCTCGCCTCTGTCGGTGTTCAACCACTTCGAGGAGAACCTCGAAAATCACGGCTCCATCCCCGAAGAGAACTTCGAGACCTACTACCGCTACCTCGAAATGGTCCGCGAGGAGTACAAGGACCGCGCCATCGAGGACGTGCGCCACGCGCTGGCCTACGACATCGAGGAGATTCAGCGCCAAGGCGAGAAGTACATGGACCACGTCATGGCGTACATCGACGACGACACCGTCGAGGACGAACTCACCGGCCGCGAGCAGGAACCCGACGAGAGTTTCCTCCGGGCCGTCGAGGAGAAACTCGATATCCCGCGCGACCGCAAGAACGACTTCCGCCAAGAGGTGAGCAACTGGGTCTCGCGGCGCGCCCGCGAGGGGTCGCCGTTCGACCCGCAGGACAACGACCGCCTGCGCCGCGCGCTGGAGCGCAAGCTCTGGGAGGACAAGAAGCATAACATCAACTTCTCGGCGCTGGTTTCCAGCAACGAGATGGACGACGACGAACAGAACGCGTGGATAGACGCACTCGTCGATCAGGGCTACTCCCGCGAGGGCGCGAAGGAGGTGCTGGAGTTCGCCGGTGCAGAGGTCGCCCGCGCGGAGATGGAGGACTAACCGTGGCGACCGGCCACGACGACCGGACCGGCCGCGACGCCACCGGCCGCGAGGAGTCGTCCTCCCGCCCCGAGGACGCGCCCGACGGCGGCGAGTTCATCGAGGCGGCCGACCGCGAACTCCGGGAGACCTACGAGGAGCCAAAGAGCCTCGCCGACTTCGTGGACGAGGCCTTCGAGAACCCGACCGTCGCGGCCCACGCCAGCAAGTACCTACTGGAAGCCATCGAGTCGATGGGCACTCGGACCGTCGTCGAGGAGGGCGACGAGACGGAGCGATACGTCTTCTTCGACGACCCGCACAACGACGGCGAACACGCCATCTTGGGCAACACGGAGGTCCTGAACGCCTTCGTGGACGACCTGCGCTCCATCGCGGCCGAGCGCGGCAAGGCCGAGAAGATAATCTGGTTCGACGGGCCGACCGCGACCGGCAAGTCCGAACTGAAGCGGTGTCTCGTCAACGGCCTCCGGGAGTTCTCGAAGACCGAGGAGGGACGGCGCTACACCGTCGAGTGGAACATCGCCAGCGCGAGCGAGGCCAGGAGCCTGAGCTACGGCGACGAGCGCGCGGTCGCCGACGAGGAGAACTGGTTCCCGAGTCCGGTCCAGACCAACCCCCTGACCGTGTTCCCCGAGGAGGTCCGCGAGGACATCCTTGAGCGAATCAACGAGGGAGTCGCGGACCACATCGACCTCAAAGTCGATAGCGCGCTCGACCCCTTCAGCCGCGAGGCGTACGACTACCTCGAAGAGCAGTACCGCCGGACCGGCGAGGAGAATCTGTTCTCGGCCATCACCGACCCGAACCATCTCCGAGTGAAAAACTACGTCGTGGACATCGGAACGGGCATCGGCGTCCTCCACTCTGAGGACTCCGGACCGCCCAAGGAGCGACTCGTCGGGTCGTGGATGCGCGGCATGCTACAGGAGTTGGACTCCCGCGGTCGCAAGAACCCCCAAGCGTTCAGCTACGACGGGGTTCTCTCGCAGGGCAACGGCCTGCTGACCATCGTGGAGGACGCCGCCCAGCACGCCGACTTGCTCCAGAAGTTGCTCAACGTCCCCGACGAGAAGACCGTCAAGCTGGACAAGGGCATCCAGATGGACATCGACACGCAACTCCTCATCATTTCAAACCCCGACTTGGAAGCCCAACTCAATCAGCACGCCGAGGCGGGAGGTGCAGACCCCCTGAAGGCGCTCAAGCGCAGACTCGACCGGCGGCGCTTCAAGTATCTCACGAACCTGAGTCTGGAGGCCGAACTCATCCGCCGGGAACTCACGAACGAAACCGACGTGTGGAAGGCCGAGAGCTACGACGAACTCGAAACCCTGATTCGGGAACCGCTCGCGGTGCAGGTGCGAAACGACGACCACGGGGCGGGCGTCGGCGAGCGCGAACTCGCGCCCCACGCCGTCGAGGCCGCCGCGCTCTACAGCGTCGTCACCAGACTCGACGGCGAGGACGTGCCCGCGGGTCTCGATTTGGTGGATAAGGCGAAACTGTTTGACAGGGGCTACCTGCTCGACGGCGACGACCGACTCGACGTGGACGACTTCGAGTTCAGCGACGACCCGAGCGACGGCGAGCAGGGCATTCCCGTCACCTACACCCGCGACGTTATCGCGGACCTGCTCAACGACGAGAGCGAGCGCGCTCACGCCGAGTACCCCGTCGAGGCGGTCATCATGCCCCGCGACATCCTGAACGCGATGGCCGAGGGACTGACGGGCGCGCCCGTCTTCTCGACGGCCGAGCGCACCGAGTACGAGAACCGACTCGTCCCGGTGAAAAACCACATCTTCCAGAAGCAGGAGGACGACGTGTTAGACGCCATCATGGCCGACAAGCGCGTGGACGAGGAGACAGTCGAAGAGTACATCGAACATGTCTACGCGTGGGCGACCGACGAGCGCGTCGAGAACGACCGCGGCGAGCGCGTGGAACCCGACCCGCTGAAGATGAAGGTGTTCGAGACCGACCACCTCGGTCGGTTCTCGCCCGAGAGCTACGGCGGCGACCACGCGCCCTCTCCGGCAGTCGAGGAGTTCCGGCGCAACAAGGTCATCACGGCGCTGAACCGCCACGCGTGGGAGAACCGCGACGAGGGGTTCGAGGTGGGCGACATCGACCCCAAAGAGATTCCCATCATCAAGACGGTGCTGGCGAACTACGACTGGGACGACGTGCGCCGGGTGTACGAGGACTTCGACCCGAACCAGTGGGCCGACCCGCCCGGAAACACAGAGACGGCCGCGGTGAAAGCAGAGACCATCGACAATCTCGTCGAGATGTTCGGCTACAGCGAGGCGTCGGCCGAACTGACCAGCCAACACGTCATGAGTCAGGTGAGCTACAAATGGGACTGAGAGAGGACTTAGAACGGTACCGAGAGGTCGGCGAGGCCAAGCGAGAGGACCTCGCAGACTTCATCCAGTACGGCGACCTTGGACAGAGCCTGCCCGACGAGATAAACATCCCCATCAAAATCGTGGACCTGCCGGAGTTCGCCTACGACCAGCGCGACGAGGGCGGTCTCGGGCAGGGCGACCCCGACGTGGGCGACCCGGTGGGCGAGCCACAGCCCCAACCCGGAGACGGCGACGAGGAAGGCGACCCCGGCGACGAGAGCGGCGACCACGACTACTACGAGATGGACCCCGAGGAGTTCGCCGAGGAGTTGGACGACGAGTTGGGTCTCGATTTGGAACCGAAAGGCAAGGAAGTCATCGAGGAGAAGGAGGGCGACTTCACCGACATGACTCGGACCGGTCCCGACTCCACCTTGGACTTCGAGCGGATGTTCAAGGAGGGCCTGAAGCGCAAGCTGGCGATGGACTTCGACCCGGACTTCCTCGAAGAAGTGCTGAAAATCGACGGTTGGGGACCGGACAAGACGTTCTCGTGGGCGCGCGAGAACGCCATCAACGTCTCGAAACACTGGCTCGAAGAGACCTACCGCAAGATTCCCGACGACGAGAAGACCACCTACGACTCTATCGAGGAGGTCGAAGAGACGGTTACGCGCCGGAGTACCGCCCAGAAAATAAAGGAGGAAGGCGTCCGTCACGTCCCCTTCCGGAAGGAAGACGAGCGCTACCGCTACCCCGAAATCATCGAGGAGCGCGAGAAGAACGTCGTCGTCGTCAACATCCGGGACGTGTCCGGGTCGATGCGCGAAAAGAAGCGCGAGTTGGTCGAGCGCACGTTCACGCCGCTGGACTGGTACCTGACCGGCAAGTACGACAACGCCGAGTTCGTCTACATCGCCCACGACGCCGAGGCGTGGGAGGTCGAGCGCGACGAGTTCTTCGGCATCCGGTCGGGCGGCGGCACGAAGATTTCCTCGGCGTACGAACTCGCGGCGGCGATTCTCGACGAGCGCTACCCGTGGACCGACTGGAACCGCTACGTGTTCGCGGCCGGGGATAGCGAGAACTCCCGGAACGACACCAGCGAGAACGTCGTGCCGCTGATGGAGGAGATTCCCGCGAACCTCCACGCCTACGTCGAGACCCAACCCGACGGAAAGGCCATCAACGCGACTCACGCCGAGGAAGTCGCGGACCACTTCGGCGACTCCTCGGAAGTCGCGGTCAGTTTCGTCAACAGCCCCGAGGACGTGACCGACGCCATCTACGAAATCCTCAGCACGGAGGCCGAATCATGAAAAAGCGACCCCGAACCAAGAAGGCGGCCGAACCGCTACAGGAACCGGCCAAGGAGGCCAGAAATCTGGCTCACAAGCTCGGACTCGACCCCTACGACGTGAACTACTGGGTGGTCGATTACGACGAGATGAACGAACTCATCGCGTACAACGGGTTCCAAGAGCGCTACCCCCACTGGCGCTGGGGCATGCAGTACGACCGCCAGCAAAAGCAGGGCCAGTACACGGGCGGGAAGGCCTTCGAAATCGTCATCAACGACGACCCCTCCCACGCCTTCCTACAGGAATCGAACGCCGTCGCCGACCAGAAGGCAGTCATCACCCACGTCGAGGCCCACGCCGACTTCTTCGCCAAGAACCGCTGGTACCGGATGTTCGCAGACGAGTTGGACGCCGCGGCGATGCTCGAACGCCACGCCCGGCGCATCGAGGAGTACATGTCCGACCCGGAAATCGAGCGTGAGGCCGTCGAGCGATGGATAGACAGCGTGCTGTGTCTCGAAGACAACATCGACCAACACGAACCGTTCAAGCGACAGTTCGAGCGCGCGGACGACGAGGACGACGTTCCTGACGACGAGTTGGCCGAGAAGTTGGACGAGATGGACCTCTCCGACGAGGTGAAACGCCAAGTCTTCGACGAGGAGTGGATAGACGAGCAGGCCGACGCGGCCGACTTAGACGACCCCGAGATGGACGTGTTGGCGTTCCTCCGGGACCACGGCAAGGCCTACGACGCCGAATCCGGGAAGGCCGAGGAGATGGCCGAGTGGCAGAAAGAAATTCTGGAGATGCTTCGGGCCGAATCGTACTACTTCGCGGCCCAGAAGCTCACGAAGGTGATGAACGAGGGGTGGGCCGCCTACTGGGAGTCGGTGATGATGGGCGAGGAGGCGTTCGCGGGCGACGACGAGTTCCTGCTGTACGCCGACCATCAAGCGCGCGTCCTCAATTCGCCGGGGCTGAACCCCTACCAACTCGGCAAGGAACTCTGGGAGTACATCGAGAACACCGAGAACCGCCGGGCGGTCTGTCGAAAGCTTCTCCGGACCGAGGGCGTGACGTGGCGCAACTTCCACGATACCGTGGACTTCGAGCAAGTGCAGGACCTGCTCGCGCCCGACCCGCGAATTGACGGCATCGACCCCGAGAATCTGGACGAGCTGGACGCCCTCGCGCCCGAGAAAGTGGACGAGGAGGCGCTGGAACGCACGAAAAAAGGGGAGATAGATGTCGAGCGATACCCGTGGAAGCTGTTGACCTACGAGGGACTGGCCGAGCGCCACTTCTCGCTGTGCAAGCGACAGAACCGCGGGTTCGTCCGGTCGGTCTCCCAGCAGGACTTGGAGCAGTTCGCGCGCTACATCGTGGACGACGCGCGCTACGACTCCGTCGAGGACGCCCTCGCGGATGTTGAGTACACCACCGGGTGGGACAAGATGCGCGAGGTCCGCGCGAGCAACAACGACGTGACGTTCCTCGACAGCTTCCTGACACAGGAGTTTGTCACAGA
This genomic stretch from Halorussus pelagicus harbors:
- a CDS encoding SpoVR family protein; amino-acid sequence: MKKRPRTKKAAEPLQEPAKEARNLAHKLGLDPYDVNYWVVDYDEMNELIAYNGFQERYPHWRWGMQYDRQQKQGQYTGGKAFEIVINDDPSHAFLQESNAVADQKAVITHVEAHADFFAKNRWYRMFADELDAAAMLERHARRIEEYMSDPEIEREAVERWIDSVLCLEDNIDQHEPFKRQFERADDEDDVPDDELAEKLDEMDLSDEVKRQVFDEEWIDEQADAADLDDPEMDVLAFLRDHGKAYDAESGKAEEMAEWQKEILEMLRAESYYFAAQKLTKVMNEGWAAYWESVMMGEEAFAGDDEFLLYADHQARVLNSPGLNPYQLGKELWEYIENTENRRAVCRKLLRTEGVTWRNFHDTVDFEQVQDLLAPDPRIDGIDPENLDELDALAPEKVDEEALERTKKGEIDVERYPWKLLTYEGLAERHFSLCKRQNRGFVRSVSQQDLEQFARYIVDDARYDSVEDALADVEYTTGWDKMREVRASNNDVTFLDSFLTQEFVTDNQYFTYEFSQTTGDYRVASTDYEDVKKKLMLQFTNFNKPTIGVYDGNYDNRNELLLGHHYNGVMLDIEQAKRTLERAFDLWGRPVNLKTIVKEVDDRDAEIARRRDREPEPEEVGKLLRYDGDQFTMEDLPWSEVEDIAATEVDYDTKPEEWLA